The following coding sequences lie in one Oryza brachyantha chromosome 10, ObraRS2, whole genome shotgun sequence genomic window:
- the LOC107305078 gene encoding ethylene-responsive transcription factor ERF024, with the protein MAEQRQGRRGAAASAVAACGRRARAETRHPVYRGVRLRAGKWVSEIRELRKASRIWLGTYATPEMAAAAYDAAASALRGHGAALNFPDAARSRPAPASASPDDVRAAAAAAATAAQRQPGGGGEDSRRHDQVVLLPHGGQDGVVDEDDVLEMPRLMVSMAEALMISPPPVLGPAAAALEEAPDGGMDEGGCVSLWDHS; encoded by the coding sequence ATGGCCGAGCAGCGgcaggggaggaggggcgcggcggcgtcggcggtggcggcgtgcgggaggagggcgagggcggAGACGCGGCACCCGGTGTACCGCGGCGTGAGGTTGAGGGCGGGGAAGTGGGTGTCGGAGATCCGGGAGCTCCGGAAGGCCAGCAGGATATGGCTCGGCACGTACGCCACGCCCGAgatggccgccgcggcctacgacgccgccgcatcgGCGCTGCGCGGGCACGGCGCGGCGCTCAACTTCCCCGAcgccgcgcgctcccgccCGGCCCCGGCGTCCGCGTCCCCCGACGAcgtgcgcgccgcggcggccgccgccgcgacggcggctcAACGTcagccgggcggcggcggcgaggacagTCGACGTCATGATCAGGTGGTACTACTACCGCATGGTGGCCAGGACGGCGTGGTGGACGAGGACGACGTGCTGGAGATGCCGCGGCTGATGGTGAGCATGGCGGAGGCGCTGATGATCAGCCCGCCGCCGGTGCttggcccggcggcggcggcgttagAGGAGGCGCCGGACGGCGGAATGGACGAAGGCGGCTGCGTGAGCTTGTGGGATCacagctga